In the genome of Kitasatospora cineracea, one region contains:
- a CDS encoding GntR family transcriptional regulator: MADLKPRNLISVQERLRDQVAHALRAALISGELRPGVVYSAPTLAADFGVSATPVREAMLDLAREGLVEAVRNKGFRVTELSDRDLDEFTEIRALIEVPTVGQVARTATAEQLEALRPQAAAIVEAARKHDLIGYLEADRQFHLDLLALAGNARLVETVGDLRKRSRLYGLNRLDQQGELVSSAEEHLELLDVLLTGDAAAAEACMTRHLGHIRHLWAAGGKPADGPAEPESALRLPAR, translated from the coding sequence ATGGCCGACCTCAAGCCCCGCAACCTCATCTCCGTCCAGGAGCGGCTGCGCGACCAGGTCGCCCACGCCCTGCGTGCGGCACTCATCTCCGGTGAGCTGCGCCCCGGGGTGGTCTACTCCGCCCCGACGCTGGCCGCCGACTTCGGGGTCTCCGCCACCCCCGTCCGCGAGGCGATGCTCGACCTGGCCCGCGAGGGCCTGGTCGAGGCCGTCCGCAACAAGGGCTTCCGGGTCACCGAGCTCTCCGACCGGGACCTCGACGAGTTCACCGAGATCCGCGCGCTGATCGAGGTCCCCACCGTCGGCCAGGTCGCCCGGACCGCCACCGCCGAACAGCTAGAGGCGCTGCGCCCGCAGGCCGCGGCGATCGTCGAGGCCGCCCGCAAGCACGACCTGATCGGCTACCTGGAGGCCGACCGCCAGTTCCACCTCGACCTGCTCGCGCTGGCCGGCAACGCCCGCCTGGTCGAGACCGTCGGCGACCTGCGCAAGCGCTCCCGGCTGTACGGCCTCAACCGGCTCGACCAGCAGGGCGAACTGGTCAGCTCCGCCGAGGAGCACCTGGAACTGCTGGACGTGCTGCTGACCGGCGACGCCGCCGCCGCCGAAGCCTGCATGACCCGGCACCTCGGCCACATCCGCCACCTGTGGGCG
- a CDS encoding ornithine cyclodeaminase family protein, with product MTGGLAQLPLTLGPAEAVAALERVLLGGLDVEGCPARVGVAVPAGELLLMPAAAGGFAGVKVAGVAPGNPAVGLPRITGSYLLLDGPTLQPLALLDGAALTALRTPAVTALAVRALAAPDARELVVFGAGPQAVGHLAALRAVLPALERATVVARRPGPAAEVAAYAAGLGLAAAVGGPEAVAGADVVVCCTTARTPLFDGRLVPDRAVVAAVGSHEPDAREVDARLVARADLFVEAREVALREAGDLLLAGAGAERMANLAELVTGRAAVRHDRPRFFKSVGMAWQDLAVAAAQYASAGR from the coding sequence GTGACCGGCGGCCTCGCGCAGCTGCCGCTGACGCTCGGACCGGCCGAGGCGGTGGCGGCGCTGGAACGGGTGCTGCTGGGCGGGCTGGACGTGGAGGGGTGCCCGGCGCGGGTCGGGGTGGCGGTGCCGGCGGGGGAGCTGCTGCTGATGCCCGCGGCGGCCGGGGGCTTCGCGGGGGTGAAGGTCGCGGGGGTGGCGCCCGGGAACCCGGCGGTCGGACTGCCCCGGATCACCGGGTCCTACCTGCTGCTGGACGGGCCGACGCTGCAGCCGCTGGCACTGCTGGACGGGGCCGCGCTGACCGCGCTGCGGACGCCCGCGGTGACCGCGCTGGCGGTGCGGGCGCTGGCGGCGCCGGACGCCCGGGAACTGGTGGTGTTCGGTGCCGGGCCGCAGGCGGTCGGGCACCTGGCGGCGCTGCGGGCCGTGCTGCCCGCTCTGGAACGGGCCACCGTGGTGGCGCGGCGGCCGGGCCCGGCCGCCGAGGTGGCGGCGTACGCGGCCGGGCTGGGCCTGGCGGCGGCCGTCGGCGGTCCGGAGGCGGTGGCGGGGGCGGACGTGGTGGTGTGCTGCACGACCGCCCGCACCCCGCTGTTCGACGGCCGCCTGGTGCCGGACCGGGCGGTGGTCGCGGCGGTCGGCTCGCACGAGCCGGACGCCCGCGAGGTGGACGCCAGGCTGGTGGCGCGGGCCGACCTGTTCGTGGAGGCCCGGGAGGTCGCGCTGCGCGAGGCCGGGGACCTGCTGCTGGCGGGGGCCGGGGCGGAGCGGATGGCGAATCTGGCGGAACTGGTCACGGGCCGGGCCGCCGTCCGCCATGATCGTCCCAGGTTCTTCAAGAGCGTCGGGATGGCGTGGCAGGATCTGGCGGTGGCGGCGGCGCAGTACGCGTCGGCCGGGAGGTAG
- a CDS encoding proline racemase family protein produces the protein MDRHPTARRGGELINLVSTVDYHTAGEPFRIVVAGLPPVPGDTVAERRSIAIGAGGRATAPRPSALDDVRRLLTREPRGHAGMYGGFVVPPDDDEAHLGVLFWHKDGYSTACGHGTMALGAWAVDTGLVAAPDDGTALVRIDVPSGRVGATVHRSGGRTTAVTFRNVPTRVLARGVELATPRGTLRVDLADSGAVYASLPAAALGLSVVPDELAELTAAGREVRTALEGHRALAGHRDGVYGVILYDELPDTPSGPHQRNVTVFADGQIDRSPCGSGTSARLALLAAEGAIDPGRTLRHDSVIGTVFTGRVRAPRADGTVTEVTGTAHRTGEHRFVLDPEDTLGPGFLL, from the coding sequence ATGGACCGTCACCCCACCGCCCGCCGGGGCGGGGAGCTGATCAACCTGGTCTCCACCGTCGACTACCACACCGCGGGCGAGCCGTTCCGGATCGTCGTCGCGGGCCTGCCGCCGGTGCCCGGCGACACCGTCGCCGAACGCCGCTCGATCGCCATCGGCGCGGGCGGCCGGGCCACCGCGCCGCGGCCGAGCGCGCTGGACGACGTGCGCCGCCTGCTGACCCGGGAGCCGCGCGGGCACGCCGGCATGTACGGCGGGTTCGTGGTGCCGCCGGACGACGACGAGGCGCACCTCGGCGTGCTGTTCTGGCACAAGGACGGCTACTCGACCGCCTGCGGCCACGGCACCATGGCGCTCGGCGCGTGGGCCGTGGACACCGGCCTGGTCGCCGCCCCCGACGACGGCACCGCCCTGGTCCGCATCGACGTCCCCTCCGGCCGGGTCGGCGCCACCGTGCACCGCAGCGGCGGCCGCACCACCGCGGTCACCTTCCGCAACGTGCCGACCCGGGTGCTGGCCCGCGGGGTCGAGCTGGCCACCCCGCGCGGGACGCTCCGGGTCGACCTGGCGGACTCCGGGGCGGTCTACGCCTCGCTGCCCGCCGCCGCGCTCGGCCTGTCCGTCGTCCCCGACGAGCTCGCCGAACTCACCGCCGCCGGACGGGAGGTCCGCACCGCGCTGGAGGGCCACCGGGCGCTCGCCGGGCACCGCGACGGCGTCTACGGCGTCATCCTGTACGACGAGCTGCCCGACACGCCGTCCGGCCCGCACCAGCGCAACGTCACCGTCTTCGCCGACGGCCAGATCGACCGCTCCCCGTGCGGCTCCGGCACCTCCGCCCGGCTCGCCCTGCTCGCCGCCGAGGGCGCCATCGACCCCGGCCGCACGCTGCGCCACGACTCGGTCATCGGCACCGTCTTCACCGGCCGGGTCCGCGCCCCGCGGGCCGACGGCACCGTCACCGAGGTCACCGGCACCGCCCACCGCACCGGCGAGCACCGCTTCGTCCTCGACCCCGAGGACACCCTGGGCCCGGGGTTCCTGCTGTGA
- a CDS encoding aldehyde dehydrogenase family protein: protein MSTIDSYNPADPDDLVASVPAAGTAEVAAAIAGAREAQRGWWALGAAGRSLALGRAAAAIEAAAEELVALAVREVGKPVAEARGEVARTAAIWRYYAQAPFAPAGEVHEPAAGPGLLLTRRRPYGVAGLITPWNFPLAIPTWKAAPALAVGNAVVLKPSSEAVACALRLAELAGLPEGVLTVVPGGAEAGTALIDGADVVSFTGSTGVGRSVVAGASGRGIPVQAEMGGLNAALVLPDADIAQAAAHLANAIAGYAGQKCTATSRVIAVGDAYEPLAEALAKALGQTPAADPAAPATVCGPVIGGPALERLTGAIDTARAGGATVLAGGARADRAGWFLEPTLLENVPAGHPLLTEEFFGPLAVLLPAADLDAALALANDTRHSLSASVHSRSLDVALAAADRLDAGMIRINAPSSGVDFHLPFGGAKGASYGAREQGRAALDFYTAARTVSVLPAGEC, encoded by the coding sequence ATGAGCACCATCGACTCGTACAACCCCGCCGACCCCGACGACCTGGTCGCCTCGGTGCCGGCGGCGGGGACCGCCGAGGTCGCGGCGGCGATCGCGGGGGCCCGGGAGGCGCAGCGCGGGTGGTGGGCGCTGGGGGCGGCCGGGCGTTCGCTGGCGCTGGGCCGGGCCGCGGCGGCGATCGAGGCGGCGGCCGAGGAACTGGTCGCGCTGGCGGTGCGCGAGGTCGGCAAGCCGGTGGCCGAGGCGCGCGGCGAGGTGGCCCGGACGGCGGCGATCTGGCGCTACTACGCGCAGGCGCCGTTCGCCCCCGCCGGGGAGGTGCACGAGCCCGCCGCCGGGCCGGGCCTGCTGCTGACCCGCCGCCGCCCGTACGGGGTGGCCGGGCTGATCACGCCGTGGAACTTCCCGCTGGCGATCCCGACCTGGAAGGCCGCGCCCGCGCTGGCCGTCGGCAACGCGGTGGTGCTCAAGCCGTCCTCGGAGGCGGTGGCCTGCGCGCTGCGGCTGGCCGAACTCGCGGGCCTGCCCGAGGGCGTGCTCACGGTGGTGCCGGGCGGCGCCGAGGCGGGGACGGCGCTGATCGACGGCGCGGACGTCGTCTCGTTCACCGGCTCGACCGGGGTCGGCCGCTCGGTGGTCGCCGGGGCGAGCGGGCGCGGCATCCCGGTGCAGGCCGAGATGGGCGGCCTGAACGCCGCCCTGGTGCTGCCGGACGCCGACATCGCGCAGGCCGCCGCGCACCTGGCGAACGCCATCGCCGGCTACGCGGGCCAGAAGTGCACCGCGACCAGCCGGGTGATCGCCGTCGGCGACGCCTACGAGCCGCTCGCCGAGGCCCTCGCCAAGGCCCTCGGGCAGACGCCCGCCGCCGACCCGGCCGCCCCGGCCACCGTCTGCGGCCCGGTGATCGGCGGGCCGGCGCTGGAACGGCTGACCGGGGCGATCGACACCGCCCGGGCGGGCGGCGCCACCGTGCTGGCCGGCGGCGCGCGGGCCGACCGGGCCGGCTGGTTCCTGGAGCCGACCCTGCTGGAGAACGTCCCCGCCGGGCACCCGCTGCTGACCGAGGAGTTCTTCGGCCCGCTCGCCGTGCTGCTGCCCGCCGCCGACCTGGACGCGGCGCTCGCGCTGGCCAACGACACCCGGCACAGCCTGTCCGCCTCCGTCCACTCGCGCAGCCTGGACGTGGCGCTGGCCGCCGCGGACCGGCTGGACGCGGGCATGATCCGGATCAACGCGCCCTCCAGCGGCGTCGACTTCCACCTGCCGTTCGGCGGCGCCAAGGGCGCCTCGTACGGCGCCCGCGAGCAGGGCCGGGCCGCGCTCGACTTCTACACCGCCGCGCGCACCGTCAGCGTGCTGCCCGCCGGGGAGTGCTGA
- a CDS encoding proline racemase family protein encodes MRTRHVFHAVDSHTEGMPTRVITGGFGTVPGATMAERRTHFQQHLDAFRTLLMCEPRGHSAMSGAILQPPTRPDADFGVLYIEVSGLLPMCGHGTIGVATVLVETGMVPVVEPVTTVRLDTPAGLVVAEVAVQDGAAVGVTIRNVPSYAVALERKLEVPGYGTVTYDLAYGGNYYAILPLEQFGLPFERGRKDEILAAGLAMMDAVNASDAHRPVHPEDPSIHGCHHVQLLAPGSDAVHSRHAMAIHPGWFDRSPCGTGTSARMAQLHARGELAVGAEFRNDSFIGTTFTGRLVEETTVAGLPAVVPTVTGRAWVTGTAQYFLDPTDPFPAGFLL; translated from the coding sequence ATGCGGACCCGTCACGTCTTCCACGCCGTCGACTCGCACACCGAGGGCATGCCCACCCGGGTGATCACCGGGGGGTTCGGCACCGTCCCCGGCGCCACCATGGCCGAACGGCGCACCCACTTCCAGCAGCACCTCGACGCGTTCCGCACGCTGCTGATGTGCGAACCGCGCGGCCACTCCGCGATGAGCGGCGCGATCCTGCAGCCGCCGACCCGGCCGGACGCCGACTTCGGGGTGCTGTACATCGAGGTCTCCGGGCTGCTGCCGATGTGCGGCCACGGCACCATCGGCGTGGCCACCGTGCTGGTGGAGACCGGCATGGTGCCGGTGGTCGAACCCGTCACCACGGTGCGGCTGGACACCCCCGCCGGGCTGGTGGTCGCCGAGGTCGCGGTGCAGGACGGCGCGGCGGTCGGCGTCACCATCCGCAACGTGCCCTCGTACGCGGTCGCGCTGGAGCGGAAGCTGGAGGTGCCCGGGTACGGGACGGTCACCTACGACCTCGCGTACGGCGGCAACTACTACGCGATCCTGCCGCTGGAGCAGTTCGGCCTGCCGTTCGAACGCGGGCGCAAGGACGAGATCCTGGCCGCCGGGCTGGCCATGATGGACGCCGTCAACGCCTCGGACGCGCACCGGCCGGTGCACCCCGAGGACCCGTCCATCCACGGCTGCCACCACGTCCAGCTGCTCGCGCCCGGCTCGGACGCGGTGCACTCCCGGCACGCGATGGCCATCCACCCCGGCTGGTTCGACCGCTCGCCCTGCGGGACGGGCACCTCGGCGCGGATGGCGCAGCTGCACGCGCGCGGCGAGCTGGCGGTCGGCGCCGAGTTCCGCAACGACTCCTTCATCGGGACGACCTTCACCGGCCGCCTGGTCGAGGAGACCACCGTCGCCGGACTGCCCGCCGTCGTCCCCACCGTCACCGGCCGGGCCTGGGTGACCGGCACCGCGCAGTACTTCCTCGACCCGACGGACCCGTTCCCGGCGGGCTTCCTGCTGTAG
- a CDS encoding dihydrodipicolinate synthase family protein, which produces MVATTLPFRDDLTVDYDAYAEHVRWLIDNGCDGVVPNGSLGEYQTLTPEERAKVVTTAVEAAGDGARVMPGVAAYGSAESRRWAEQAAEAGAGSVLLLPPNAYRADQAAVRAHYAEVARVGVPVVAYNNPIDTKVDLVPALLAQLHADGSIVAVKEFSGDVRRAYEIGELAPGLDLLIGADDVLLELAVAGAVGWIAGYPNALPATCAELYHAAVSGDLATAVPLYRSLHPLLRWDSKTEFVQSIKLSMDIAGRPGGPTRAPRLPLVPEIEAAVRAATGKALAEGHK; this is translated from the coding sequence ATGGTCGCCACCACCCTGCCCTTCCGTGACGACCTCACGGTGGACTACGACGCCTACGCCGAGCACGTCCGCTGGCTGATCGACAACGGCTGCGACGGCGTCGTCCCCAACGGCTCCCTCGGCGAGTACCAGACCCTGACGCCCGAGGAGCGCGCCAAGGTCGTCACGACCGCGGTCGAGGCGGCCGGTGACGGGGCCCGGGTGATGCCCGGGGTGGCCGCCTACGGCAGTGCCGAGTCGCGGCGCTGGGCCGAGCAGGCCGCCGAGGCGGGGGCCGGGTCGGTGCTGCTGCTCCCGCCGAACGCCTACCGGGCCGACCAGGCCGCGGTGCGGGCCCACTACGCCGAGGTGGCGCGGGTCGGGGTGCCGGTCGTCGCGTACAACAACCCGATCGACACCAAGGTCGACCTGGTGCCCGCGCTGCTCGCCCAACTGCACGCGGACGGCTCGATCGTGGCGGTCAAGGAGTTCTCCGGCGACGTCCGCCGGGCGTACGAGATCGGTGAGCTGGCGCCCGGGCTGGACCTGCTGATCGGGGCCGACGACGTGCTGCTGGAGCTGGCGGTCGCGGGCGCGGTCGGCTGGATCGCGGGTTACCCGAACGCGCTGCCCGCGACCTGCGCCGAGCTGTACCACGCCGCCGTCTCCGGCGACCTGGCCACCGCCGTGCCGCTCTACAGGTCGCTGCACCCGCTGCTGCGCTGGGACTCCAAGACCGAGTTCGTCCAGTCGATCAAGCTCTCGATGGACATCGCCGGCCGCCCCGGCGGCCCGACCCGCGCCCCGCGCCTGCCGCTCGTCCCGGAGATCGAGGCCGCGGTGCGCGCCGCGACCGGGAAGGCGCTCGCCGAGGGCCACAAGTAG
- a CDS encoding NAD(P)/FAD-dependent oxidoreductase produces MPTSKSEPGAGRAGVYDLAVIGAGPAGLAAADTAAALGLRVALLDAGSRPGGQYYRHPAPELGAARPEKLHHGWTAFARLRARLAASPLVDHLPGHHVWAAEAGVPGDERRPWRLHATRGPGAGDRATVLARAALLATGAYERHLPFPGWTLPGVVTAGGAQAMLKSSLVLPGRRIVVAGSGPLLLAAASSLVAAGAEVPAIVEATSYLGYARGLPVLTGNPGKLAEGTAHGARLLRHGVRLRRSSAVVEAHGTDRVTAVTVARLDARWKPVPGSERRIACDAVAIGHGLVPQIELAAELGAETVTGPDGAVALKVDARQRTSVPGLWAAGETCGVGGADLALAEGVLAARAVAGRPDGGREVAVRRRRRAFAALMAAAHAPGPDWTGWVTDDTDVCRCEEVPAREIRAAVAELGAGDARTVKLLTRAGMGWCQGRMCGPAVACLSGGGGAAGRPDSRPLSCPVPLAQLAEPVRSVEQPGPGPD; encoded by the coding sequence ATGCCGACCTCGAAGTCTGAGCCGGGCGCCGGCCGCGCGGGCGTGTACGACCTCGCGGTGATCGGCGCCGGCCCCGCCGGACTGGCCGCCGCCGACACCGCCGCCGCACTCGGCCTGCGGGTCGCGCTGCTGGACGCCGGGAGCCGCCCCGGCGGCCAGTACTACCGGCACCCCGCACCGGAGCTCGGCGCGGCCCGGCCGGAGAAGCTGCACCACGGCTGGACGGCGTTCGCCCGGCTGCGCGCGCGGCTGGCGGCCTCGCCGCTGGTCGACCACCTGCCGGGCCACCACGTGTGGGCGGCCGAGGCGGGCGTCCCCGGCGACGAGCGGCGGCCCTGGCGCCTGCACGCCACCCGCGGCCCCGGGGCCGGCGACCGGGCCACCGTCCTGGCCCGCGCCGCCCTGCTGGCCACCGGCGCCTACGAGCGGCACCTGCCCTTCCCCGGCTGGACGCTGCCCGGCGTGGTCACCGCGGGCGGCGCGCAGGCGATGCTCAAGTCCTCCCTGGTGCTGCCCGGCCGCCGGATCGTGGTGGCCGGCAGCGGCCCGCTGCTGCTGGCCGCCGCCTCCTCGCTGGTCGCGGCCGGGGCGGAGGTCCCCGCGATCGTCGAGGCCACCTCGTACCTCGGCTACGCCCGCGGGCTGCCGGTCCTGACCGGCAACCCCGGCAAGCTCGCCGAGGGCACCGCGCACGGGGCACGGCTGCTGCGCCACGGGGTGCGGCTGCGCCGGAGCAGCGCGGTGGTCGAGGCGCACGGCACCGACCGGGTCACCGCCGTCACGGTCGCCCGGCTCGACGCCCGCTGGAAACCGGTGCCCGGCAGCGAACGGCGGATCGCCTGCGACGCGGTGGCGATCGGGCACGGGCTGGTGCCGCAGATCGAACTGGCCGCCGAGCTGGGCGCCGAGACGGTCACCGGGCCGGACGGCGCGGTCGCCCTGAAGGTCGACGCCCGGCAGCGCACCAGCGTGCCCGGGCTGTGGGCGGCGGGGGAGACCTGCGGGGTCGGCGGCGCGGACCTGGCGCTGGCCGAAGGCGTGCTGGCCGCCCGGGCGGTCGCCGGACGCCCGGACGGGGGACGGGAGGTGGCCGTCCGGCGGCGGCGGCGCGCGTTCGCCGCGCTGATGGCCGCCGCGCACGCGCCCGGGCCGGACTGGACCGGCTGGGTCACCGACGACACCGACGTCTGCCGGTGCGAGGAGGTCCCGGCCCGGGAGATCCGGGCGGCCGTCGCGGAACTCGGCGCCGGGGACGCCCGGACGGTCAAGCTGCTCACCCGGGCCGGCATGGGCTGGTGCCAGGGCCGGATGTGCGGGCCCGCGGTGGCCTGCCTGTCCGGTGGCGGCGGTGCGGCGGGGCGGCCGGACAGCCGGCCGCTGTCCTGCCCGGTGCCGCTGGCGCAACTGGCGGAGCCGGTGCGGTCGGTGGAGCAGCCGGGGCCGGGGCCGGACTAG
- a CDS encoding (2Fe-2S)-binding protein — MDPLDLVGAEPGPARTILFDGRPVPALPGQTLAAALWADGVLAWRTTRNGGRPRGAFCGIGQCFDCLATVNGRPNQRLCLLPAEPGDTVTTQEGHGHADLEV, encoded by the coding sequence GTGGACCCGCTCGACCTGGTGGGCGCCGAACCCGGACCCGCCCGCACCATCCTGTTCGACGGCCGGCCGGTGCCCGCGCTGCCCGGGCAGACGCTGGCCGCCGCGCTGTGGGCCGACGGCGTGCTCGCCTGGCGCACCACCCGGAACGGGGGGCGCCCGCGCGGCGCGTTCTGCGGGATCGGCCAGTGCTTCGACTGCCTGGCCACCGTCAACGGCCGCCCCAACCAGCGCCTGTGCCTGCTGCCCGCCGAACCCGGCGACACCGTCACCACCCAGGAGGGGCACGGCCATGCCGACCTCGAAGTCTGA
- a CDS encoding NAD(P)/FAD-dependent oxidoreductase translates to MLKRNPYDVVVVGAGVVGAACAYYAARSGLKVAVVDRGPVAGGTTGAGEGNLLVSDKEPGPELDLALLSAGLWRELAAELGDRVEYEPKGGLVVATAPAGLDLLHGFAAAQRAAGVEAVPVAADELRDLEPHLAEDLPGGYLYPQDAQVQPALAAAHLLRAAGADRYLGEAVTALLRGPGGAVTGVVTGRREIAAPAVVNAAGTWGGELAALAGVRLPVLPRRGFVLVTEPLPRIVRHKVYAADYVADVASGSADLQSSAVVEGTPAGPVLIGASRERVGFDRTLAPEVLHRLAAQAAALFPVLRTVQVQRCYRGFRPYLPDHLPALGRDARVPGLYHACGHEGAGIGLAPATGLLISRQLTGADPGPDLTPFRPERFGDGEGGR, encoded by the coding sequence GTGCTCAAGCGAAACCCCTACGACGTCGTGGTGGTCGGGGCCGGCGTGGTCGGCGCCGCCTGCGCCTACTACGCCGCCCGGTCCGGCCTGAAGGTCGCCGTGGTGGACCGCGGGCCGGTGGCCGGCGGGACCACCGGCGCCGGCGAGGGCAACCTGCTGGTCTCCGACAAGGAACCCGGCCCGGAACTCGACCTCGCCCTGCTCTCCGCCGGCCTGTGGCGCGAACTCGCCGCCGAACTCGGCGACCGCGTCGAGTACGAGCCCAAGGGCGGCCTGGTGGTCGCCACCGCCCCCGCCGGACTCGACCTGCTGCACGGCTTCGCCGCCGCCCAGCGCGCCGCCGGCGTCGAGGCCGTCCCGGTCGCCGCCGACGAACTGCGCGACCTCGAACCGCACCTGGCCGAGGACCTGCCCGGCGGCTACCTGTACCCGCAGGACGCCCAGGTGCAGCCCGCCCTGGCCGCCGCCCACCTGCTGCGCGCCGCCGGCGCCGACCGGTACCTCGGCGAGGCCGTCACCGCACTGCTGCGCGGCCCCGGCGGCGCCGTCACCGGCGTGGTCACCGGACGCCGCGAGATCGCCGCGCCCGCCGTGGTCAACGCCGCCGGCACCTGGGGCGGCGAACTCGCCGCGCTGGCCGGGGTCCGGCTGCCGGTGCTGCCCCGGCGCGGCTTCGTGCTGGTCACCGAACCGCTGCCGCGGATCGTCCGGCACAAGGTCTACGCCGCCGACTACGTCGCCGACGTCGCCTCCGGCTCGGCCGACCTGCAGTCCTCCGCCGTGGTCGAGGGCACCCCCGCCGGGCCGGTGCTGATCGGCGCCAGCCGCGAACGGGTCGGCTTCGACCGCACCCTCGCCCCCGAGGTGCTGCACCGGCTCGCCGCCCAGGCCGCCGCGCTCTTCCCGGTGCTGCGCACCGTCCAGGTGCAGCGCTGCTACCGCGGCTTCCGCCCCTACCTGCCCGACCACCTGCCCGCCCTCGGCCGCGACGCCCGGGTGCCCGGGCTCTACCACGCCTGCGGGCACGAGGGCGCGGGCATCGGGCTGGCGCCCGCCACCGGGCTGCTGATCAGCCGCCAGCTCACCGGGGCCGACCCCGGGCCGGACCTGACGCCGTTCCGGCCGGAGCGGTTCGGGGACGGGGAGGGCGGGCGTTGA